One genomic window of Ctenopharyngodon idella isolate HZGC_01 chromosome 18, HZGC01, whole genome shotgun sequence includes the following:
- the lysmd4 gene encoding LOW QUALITY PROTEIN: lysM and putative peptidoglycan-binding domain-containing protein 4 (The sequence of the model RefSeq protein was modified relative to this genomic sequence to represent the inferred CDS: inserted 1 base in 1 codon), with amino-acid sequence MRRGDPLPRAFQAPVDVHASADGQVYMFRHRQEEPEASSEDEEFNVMELRPRSRESSSRERERVGEMLLLERDISHEDNLNKLALQYGCKVADIKRVNNLFQEQDMYALKSIKIPVKKHSLLTEANSELRNPQQRWSHDAASSNSTEASVSGRPQVQEYTNYLKEVDSDIERLIQSTDPSEEVFSGDSRVSRRWGWRSQRLRSYGADWGIQWWNAVVAMLLIGIVLPIFYVVYFKTQESGESVXDNGVVNISVPTSNNTGVSVSSVNPGNIMGNHLEKK; translated from the exons ATGAGGCGTGGAGATCCTCTCCCTCGAGCCTTTCAGGCTCCAGTGGATGTACATGCCAGTGCGGATGGCCAAGTGTACATGTTCAGACACAGACAAGAGGAACCGGAAGCGTCATCTGAGGATGAGGAATTCAACGTCATGGAGCTCCGGCCACGGAGCCGAGAGTCATCCTCacgggagagagaaagagtgggAGAAATGCTTTTGCTAGAACGTGACATTTCCCATGAGGACAATCTCAACAAACTGGCCCTTCAGTATGGATGCAAG GTGGCTGACATAAAAAGAGTGAACAACCTTTTTCAAGAGCAGGACATGTATGCACTGAAGTCCATCAAAATCCCTGTAAAGAAGCATAGTCTGCTAACCGAGGCCAACTCTGAGCTCAGGAACCCCCAGCAAAGATGGTCCCATGATGCAGCATCATCAAACAGCACTGAAGCGAGCGTCTCAGGAAGACCTCAGGTGCAGGAGTACACCAATTACCTTAAAGAGGTGGACAGTGACATTGAGCGTCTGATCCAAAGCACAGACCCCTCAGAAGAGGTATTTTCTGGTGATTCCAGGGTATCCAGACGATGGGGATGGAGAAGCCAGCGCTTGCGCAGCTATGGTGCGGACTGGGGGATCCAGTGGTGGAACGCTGTAGTTGCCATGTTACTCATTGGCATTGTCCTACCAATATTCTATGTGGTATATTTTAAAACTCAAGAGAGTGGTGAATCTG GTGACAATGGAGTGGTCAACATATCTGTGCCTACCTCAAACAATACAGGGGTGAGCGTCAGCTCAGTGAACCCTGGGAACATAATGGGAAACCACCTTGAGAAAAA ATAA